The region TATCTTGATTTTTCTCTTTATTGAAAAATCTAAAAAAAGCGGTTTCCATGCCGTAAGCAAGCACGACATTAAACATAACAAACCAAGAGAAGATCACCGAGACTGTGCCATATTCGGCAACCGAATTTAAAACTCCAGGAGACGTGTATAAAGGCACCAAAAAGAAATTAAGCATACGTGGCAAGACTGTTGCTAAACCGTAAATAAATGTCTGTTTAAAAAGGCGTTGTAAAGTGCTCAATATATATAGAATTCTAGGTGGCTAAAAGTATTGAAATCAGAAGAACTAAAAAAGAAAAGCTACGACTTATTATGGTTTTGGTCTAGTGTTAGGTATTGGTGGCGTTGATTTAGTATATAAATCTACATATTTAAAATACTTAACTGTTCCGGACTCTGTATATTGAATGATACACTCATTCTCGTCGAGCTCAAATTTAGTTTTTTGTGTTATAGTTTCAGTTACAGCATCAACTGTTATTTTAGAGCTTGTTGGGTGGATGTATTTTTTATTAGTGGCATTTACTTGACGACCAACAAATAATAATTCATTTCGGTTATCTTGTTTTAAAGGTAACTGAAACGTATTAAAATAGAGACTATCTAAAGTGATTTGGTCTGGTAATTGATCTTCTAAAACTATAAAAATATTAACTCCAGAACCTCCTCCTTTTACACCAGAATTCCAATGTGTTTTATACACTTCTTTAATACTAACTGGCACTTTCTTTTCAAGTTTTTGAGATGCACAATTTGTAATAGAACATAATACAAGATTACATAAAAAAAGGACTTTAAAAAATTTCATACCAGACGTTTTGTATTCAATAAAGATAGTAAAGTTAAAGTATAAAAAAAGCCTCGCATATTGCAAGGCTTTTATAAGTATAATGACATTAATGTTTAGATTACTATCTAAAATTTACAAGCACGTATTTTTAATATGGTATTAATTATTAAGTGCTTCTGCACCACCAACAATTTCTAATATTTCGTTAGTAATCGCTGCTTGACGGGCTTTATTATATGTTAATTTTAATTGATCTCTTAATTCGGTTGCATTATCTGTTGCTTTATGCATTGCAGTCATACGTGCACCGTGTTCACTAGCAAAAGAATCTCTTAAGCCTTTAAACAACTGATTTTTCAGAGATTTAGGAATTAATTGTTCTATAATTTCTAATTTTGATGGCTCAAAAATATAATCTGTATTCACATCTTTTTCTACTTCGATAGGAGAAATAGGTAAGAATTGTTCTGTAGTTACAATTTGAGTTGCAGCATTTTTAAATTGATTGTATACGATATCAATTTTATCAAACTCACCGGCAACAAATTTTTGCATTAAAGACTCAGCAATTTCGGCTACGTTTTCAAACGACAAATCATCAAAAACATCACTTCTATTGGCTACAATCTTATTGGTCTTTTTAAATGCATCATTGGCTTTTTTTCCAATAACAAAATAAGACACATCTTTACCAGCATACTTGGTTTGAACTAAATTGTTTACCTCTTTAATAATATTAGAGTTAAACGCACCACACAACCCTCTATTAGACGTAACAGGTATAATAAGTACCTTGTTAACTTCTCTTTGTTCTGAATATTTATTAGAAATATCAGAATCTATCGTTGCACTTAATGTTTGTAAAAGCTCTGTAAGTTTGTCTGAATAAGGACGCATAGCAGTAATAGCATCTTGCGCTTTCTTTAACTTTGCAGCAGATACCATTTTCATGGCACTAGTAATCTGCATCGTTGAAGATACCGAAGCTATTCTGTTACGTATTTCTTTTAAATTTGCCATGTTTTATACTAGAACTAAGTATTGCGTATTCAGTAGTGAGATTTAAAATGATAAACCTCACTACTCAAAACTAAAATCTAATTATGCTTTAAATTTAACTGCTACTTCTTTAGCAACTGCAGCTAATGTATCTGTAACTTCATCTGTTAATTTTCCTGCTTTAAGTGTGCTTAAAACACCTGCATGTTTAGCTCTTAAGAATTCAAGGAAATCACTTTCAAATGCTTTAACTTTATCTACAGGAACATCTTTTAATAAGTTTTTAGAACCTGCATAAATAATTGCAATTTGATCTTCTACTTTAAACGGATCATTTTGAGCTTGTTTTAAAATCTCTACGTTACGCTTACCTTTTTCAATTACGTTTAAAGTTACGGCATCTAAATCTGATCCGAACTTCGCGAATGCTTCTAATTCACGGAATTGCGCTTGATCTAATTTTAATGTACCAGATACTTTTTTCATTGATTTAATCTGTGCATTACCACCAACACGCGATACAGAAATACCTACGTTAATTGCTGGACGTACACCAGAGTTAAATAAATCTCCATCTAAGAAGATTTGTCCATCTGTAATAGAAATTACATTTGTTGGAATATATGCAGATACGTCTCCTGCTTGTGTTTCAATAATTGGTAAAGCGGTTAAAGAACCACCACCTTTTACGATTGGCTTTAATGAATCTGGAAGATCATTCATATCTTTAGCAATCTCGTCATTATTAATAACTTTTGCAGCACGCTCTAATAAACGAGAGTGTAAGTAAAAGACATCTCCAGGATATGCCTCACGTCCTGGTGGACGACGTAATAATAAAGACACCTCACGGTAAGCTACGGCTTGTTTCGATAAATCATCAAAAACAATTAAAGCTGGTCTACCAGTATCTCTAAAATACTCTCCAATTGCAGCACCTGAAAATGGCGCATATACTTGCATTGGTGCTGGATCTGATGCATTTGCTGCAACAATAGTAGTATAGGCTAAAGCACCTTTTTCTTCTAACGTTTTAGCAATTAAAGCTACTGTTGATGCTTTTTGACCAACGGCAACATATATACAATATACAGGCTCGCCTGCATCGTAAAATTCTTTTTGATTTAAAATGGTATCAATACAAACAGCTGTTTTACCAGTTTGTCTGTCTCCAATAACCAATTCTCGCTGACCTCTACCAACCGGAATCATAGCATCAATAGCTTTAATACCTGTTTGTAATGGCTCGGTTACGGGTTCTCTAAAAATTACACCCGGTGCTTTACGCTCTAGTGGCATTTGGTAAGTATCACCAGTTATAGGTCCTTTACCATCTATTGGATTTCCTAAAGTATCTACTACACGACCAACAATACCTTCACCTACATTAATAGATGCGATACGTTCTGTACGTTTTACAGTTGTTCCTTCTTTTACAAATTGTGAAGGTCCTAATAATACTACACCTACGTTATCTTCTTCAAGGTTTAATACAATCCCTTCAAGACCGTTTCCAAAATCTACTAATTCACCATATTGTGCATTAGCCAATCCGTAAACACGTGCAATACCATCTCCTACAGTTAATACCGTTCCCACTTCATTTAAAGTTGCTCCCGCTTCAAAACCTTGTAGTTGTTGCTTTAAGATTGCTGTTACTTCAGCTGGTTTTACTTCTGCCATTTTATCTAGATATAAGCTCTAATCGAAATAATTTCCGATTAAAAAATTTATAAAATTAATTTAATGAAAATTCTTGTTTTATTTTATTTAGTTTGTTAGCTACACTTGCATCATATTGTAAATCGCCAACGCGTAATACGAAACCACCTATGATGTTTTCGTCTATTACATTTTTAATTTCAACAGTTTTCCCAGTTAACTCTTTAAGTTTTACTAGCACTTTTGCTTCTAGATCACTAGTTAAAGGTACTACAGTTGTTACAGTTGCAATATCTGTACCAGATAATTGTTCAAACAATATAGTGTAAGTATTTGCTACATCTTCTAAAATTGATATTCTTTTATTTTCAATAAGAACATCAAATAAGTTAACTGTTGCTGGTGTGATATAATTAAAGACTTCTAACAACACAGCTTTTTTTACTGAAGATTTTAATACAGGACTCTCTAACATATCGCTTAAGTCTTTACTATTTGCAATAGTTTTAGCAATTAAAGTCATATCTTTATTTACAACTTCTGCTGAATTACTTTCCTGTGCTAATGCTATAACTGCTTTTGCGTAGCGTATTGCTGCTCTTGATCCTGCCATGCTTAATTAGTTTAAAGTGTCTTTACCAAGTAAAGAATCTACCAATTCTAATTGCTTGTCTTTATTAGATAATTCTCCGCGTACAACTTTTTCGGCTATTTCTAAAGATAGTTCTGCAACATGATTTTTAATCTCGACCATAGCGGCTTTCTTTTCTCCTTCAATTGCTTGTTTAGCAGCCTCGATCATATTATTTGCTTGATGCTGAGCTTCTTCTTTAGCATCCAGAACCATTTTCTCTTTCATATCACGTGCTTCTTTAAGCATCGTATCACGTTCAACTCTTGCTTCATTCAATAATTTTTCATTATCTGCTTGAAGATTTTGTAATTCTAATTTTGCTTTCTCTGCTGCCTCTATTGCATCTGAGATTCCATCCTCACGAGTTTGTAAAGACTCTAATATAGGTTTCCAAGCAAATTTCCCTAATAATACAATTAAGATTATAAGAATAACGGCTTGCATAATGAACAATCCTGGTGAAAAATCGTTTAATAACTGATCCATTTGTAACTAGATAAAAAGTTTTGTTTTTGTTTTGTTTAATTTTAAAAACATATTCTACAACCAACCGTTGCAGAATATGTTAGTGTTTCTGTATTGAAAGAATTATTTACCTAAGATTAAAGCACCGAATGCTAAACCTTCTAATAACGCTCCAATAATAATCATGGCAGTTTGGATTTTTCCAGCTGCTTCTGGTTGACGAGCAATAGCTTCCATTGCGCTACCACCAATTTTTCCAAGACCTAATCCAGCACCGATTACGATTAATCCTGCTCCAATTAAATTGTACATACTAATTGATTTTAAAATATTAATTAAACAAATTCTTATTAATGATGGTCATGTTCTTCAACTGCCATTCCTATAAATAACGATGATAACATCGTGAAAATAAATGCTTGTAAAAAGGCTACTAATAACTCGATAACAGTTATAAATAAGGCCAATATTAAAGACACTC is a window of Formosa sediminum DNA encoding:
- the atpG gene encoding ATP synthase F1 subunit gamma; translated protein: MANLKEIRNRIASVSSTMQITSAMKMVSAAKLKKAQDAITAMRPYSDKLTELLQTLSATIDSDISNKYSEQREVNKVLIIPVTSNRGLCGAFNSNIIKEVNNLVQTKYAGKDVSYFVIGKKANDAFKKTNKIVANRSDVFDDLSFENVAEIAESLMQKFVAGEFDKIDIVYNQFKNAATQIVTTEQFLPISPIEVEKDVNTDYIFEPSKLEIIEQLIPKSLKNQLFKGLRDSFASEHGARMTAMHKATDNATELRDQLKLTYNKARQAAITNEILEIVGGAEALNN
- the atpA gene encoding F0F1 ATP synthase subunit alpha, whose protein sequence is MAEVKPAEVTAILKQQLQGFEAGATLNEVGTVLTVGDGIARVYGLANAQYGELVDFGNGLEGIVLNLEEDNVGVVLLGPSQFVKEGTTVKRTERIASINVGEGIVGRVVDTLGNPIDGKGPITGDTYQMPLERKAPGVIFREPVTEPLQTGIKAIDAMIPVGRGQRELVIGDRQTGKTAVCIDTILNQKEFYDAGEPVYCIYVAVGQKASTVALIAKTLEEKGALAYTTIVAANASDPAPMQVYAPFSGAAIGEYFRDTGRPALIVFDDLSKQAVAYREVSLLLRRPPGREAYPGDVFYLHSRLLERAAKVINNDEIAKDMNDLPDSLKPIVKGGGSLTALPIIETQAGDVSAYIPTNVISITDGQIFLDGDLFNSGVRPAINVGISVSRVGGNAQIKSMKKVSGTLKLDQAQFRELEAFAKFGSDLDAVTLNVIEKGKRNVEILKQAQNDPFKVEDQIAIIYAGSKNLLKDVPVDKVKAFESDFLEFLRAKHAGVLSTLKAGKLTDEVTDTLAAVAKEVAVKFKA
- the atpH gene encoding ATP synthase F1 subunit delta encodes the protein MAGSRAAIRYAKAVIALAQESNSAEVVNKDMTLIAKTIANSKDLSDMLESPVLKSSVKKAVLLEVFNYITPATVNLFDVLIENKRISILEDVANTYTILFEQLSGTDIATVTTVVPLTSDLEAKVLVKLKELTGKTVEIKNVIDENIIGGFVLRVGDLQYDASVANKLNKIKQEFSLN
- a CDS encoding F0F1 ATP synthase subunit B, translated to MDQLLNDFSPGLFIMQAVILIILIVLLGKFAWKPILESLQTREDGISDAIEAAEKAKLELQNLQADNEKLLNEARVERDTMLKEARDMKEKMVLDAKEEAQHQANNMIEAAKQAIEGEKKAAMVEIKNHVAELSLEIAEKVVRGELSNKDKQLELVDSLLGKDTLN
- the atpE gene encoding ATP synthase F0 subunit C, which produces MYNLIGAGLIVIGAGLGLGKIGGSAMEAIARQPEAAGKIQTAMIIIGALLEGLAFGALILGK